In Herbaspirillum seropedicae, a single window of DNA contains:
- a CDS encoding NADP(H)-dependent aldo-keto reductase yields the protein MQYRPLGRTDLKVSLITLGTMTWGEQNSEADAHAQLDYAVERGINLIDVAEMYPVPPKAETQGLTERYLGTWLKKSGKRDQLLIATKCTGPARKPHNPRHVRGGINNLDRKGLTEALHGSLERLQLDHVDLYQLHWPDRSVNSFGQLGYQHVEDESTVPIEETLTVLSEFVKAGKIRTIGLSNETAWGVAQFLRAAEQHGLERIVTIQNPYNLLNRSFEINLAEFAHREQVGLLAYSPLAFGMLSGKYLDGARPAGGRLTLFERFSRYTNAQAERATAEYVALARQHGLDPAQMALAYVNSRPFLTSNIIGATTLAQLRSNIDSAELQLGEDVLAAIEAIHRRQPNPAP from the coding sequence ATGCAGTATCGCCCACTCGGCCGCACCGACCTCAAGGTCAGCCTGATCACGCTTGGCACCATGACCTGGGGCGAGCAGAACAGCGAAGCCGACGCCCATGCGCAACTGGACTACGCCGTCGAACGCGGCATCAACCTCATTGACGTGGCCGAGATGTATCCCGTCCCGCCCAAGGCCGAGACCCAGGGTCTGACCGAACGCTACCTCGGCACCTGGCTCAAGAAATCGGGCAAGCGCGACCAGTTGCTCATCGCCACCAAGTGCACCGGTCCGGCGCGCAAGCCGCACAATCCGCGCCATGTGCGCGGCGGGATCAACAACCTCGATCGCAAGGGTCTCACCGAGGCCCTGCATGGCAGCCTGGAGCGCCTGCAACTGGATCACGTGGACCTGTACCAATTGCACTGGCCGGACCGCAGCGTCAACAGCTTCGGCCAGCTCGGCTACCAGCATGTGGAGGACGAGAGCACCGTTCCCATCGAAGAGACGCTGACCGTGCTGAGCGAATTCGTCAAGGCCGGCAAGATCCGCACCATCGGCCTGTCCAACGAAACCGCCTGGGGCGTGGCGCAGTTCCTGCGCGCAGCCGAGCAGCATGGGCTGGAGCGCATCGTCACCATCCAGAACCCGTACAACCTGCTCAATCGCAGCTTCGAAATCAACCTGGCCGAATTCGCCCATCGCGAGCAGGTCGGCCTGTTGGCCTATTCGCCGCTGGCCTTTGGCATGTTGAGCGGCAAGTACCTGGATGGCGCGCGTCCGGCCGGCGGCCGCCTGACGCTGTTCGAGCGTTTTTCGCGCTACACCAATGCGCAGGCTGAACGCGCCACCGCCGAGTACGTCGCCCTGGCGCGCCAGCACGGACTGGACCCGGCGCAGATGGCGCTGGCCTATGTCAACAGCCGCCCCTTCCTCACCTCCAACATCATCGGCGCCACCACGCTGGCGCAACTGCGCAGCAACATCGACAGCGCCGAGCTGCAACTGGGTGAGGATGTGCTGGCCGCCATCGAAGCGATTCACCGCCGCCAGCCCAATCCAGCGCCCTGA